The following are encoded together in the Xanthomonas sacchari genome:
- a CDS encoding pyridoxal-phosphate dependent enzyme, with protein MAIHSSVLDLIGDTPIVKASKLDTGVCELYLKLESANPGGSIKDRIGLSMIEAAERRGDLKPGAVLVEGTAGNTGIGLALVAQQKGYKLILVVPDKMSREKIFNLKAMGAEVVLTRSDVAKGHPEYYQDLAARIAAETPGAYFINQFGNPDNPAAHEFGTGPEILRQMDGRLDAIVFGCGSSGTMTGLSRAFAAASPHTELVLADPVGSILTEYIEQGTVSEKSGSWLVEGIGEDFLPAISDFSRVKKAYSISDAESFHTARELLAKEGILGGSSTGTLLAAALKYCRAQTEPKRVLVFVCDTGNKYLSKMYNDYWMLDNGFLERPQHGDLRDLILRPYSQRDTVVVGPKDLLTTAYQRMKLYDVSQLPVMEGDQLVGIVDESDVLLHVYGDEARFRDPVATAMVSKLDRLDVKSPIEALLPVFDRGQVAIVMNEGAFLGLITRIDLLNYLRRRVQ; from the coding sequence ATGGCCATTCACTCCTCCGTACTCGACCTGATCGGCGACACCCCCATCGTCAAGGCCAGCAAGCTCGACACCGGTGTGTGCGAGCTGTACCTGAAGCTGGAAAGCGCCAATCCCGGCGGTTCGATCAAGGACCGCATCGGCCTGTCGATGATCGAGGCGGCCGAGCGCCGCGGCGACCTCAAGCCCGGTGCGGTGCTGGTCGAGGGCACCGCCGGCAATACCGGCATCGGCCTGGCCCTGGTCGCCCAGCAGAAGGGCTACAAGCTGATCCTGGTGGTCCCGGACAAGATGAGCCGGGAGAAGATCTTCAACCTCAAGGCGATGGGCGCCGAGGTGGTGCTGACCCGCTCCGACGTGGCCAAGGGCCACCCCGAGTACTACCAGGATCTGGCCGCGCGCATCGCCGCCGAGACCCCGGGGGCCTACTTCATCAACCAGTTCGGCAACCCCGACAACCCGGCCGCGCACGAGTTCGGCACCGGCCCGGAGATCCTGCGGCAGATGGACGGCCGGCTGGACGCGATCGTGTTCGGCTGCGGCAGCTCCGGCACCATGACCGGCCTGTCGCGCGCCTTCGCCGCCGCCTCGCCGCACACCGAACTGGTGCTGGCCGATCCGGTCGGCTCGATCCTGACCGAGTACATCGAGCAGGGCACGGTCAGCGAGAAGTCCGGCAGCTGGCTGGTGGAGGGCATCGGCGAGGACTTCCTGCCGGCGATCTCCGATTTCAGCCGGGTCAAGAAGGCCTATTCGATCAGCGACGCCGAGAGCTTCCACACCGCGCGCGAGCTGCTGGCCAAGGAGGGCATCCTCGGCGGCTCCTCCACCGGCACCCTGCTGGCGGCGGCGTTGAAGTACTGCCGCGCGCAGACCGAACCCAAGCGGGTGCTGGTGTTCGTCTGCGACACCGGCAACAAGTACCTGTCGAAGATGTACAACGACTACTGGATGCTGGACAACGGCTTCCTGGAGCGCCCGCAGCACGGCGACCTGCGCGACCTGATCCTGCGCCCGTACAGCCAGCGCGACACCGTGGTGGTCGGCCCCAAGGACCTGCTGACCACCGCCTACCAGCGCATGAAGCTGTACGACGTGTCGCAGCTGCCGGTGATGGAAGGCGACCAACTGGTCGGTATCGTCGACGAAAGCGACGTCTTATTGCATGTATATGGCGACGAAGCGCGGTTCCGCGACCCCGTGGCCACGGCGATGGTTAGCAAGCTCGACCGGCTCGACGTCAAATCGCCCATCGAGGCCCTGCTGCCGGTGTTCGACCGCGGCCAGGTCGCCATCGTGATGAACGAGGGCGCCTTCCTGGGCCTGATCACCCGGATCGACCTGCTCAACTACCTGCGCCGCCGGGTGCAGTAA
- a CDS encoding YdcH family protein encodes MFEGQPQTEIDALIKSDPEFKQLYQRHKTLDKKCMDAELGVLPIDDVTLAQMKREKLAAKEKLLRLYEQKPH; translated from the coding sequence ATGTTCGAAGGGCAACCGCAGACCGAAATCGACGCGTTGATCAAGTCCGATCCGGAGTTCAAGCAGCTCTACCAGCGCCACAAGACCTTGGACAAGAAGTGCATGGACGCCGAGCTCGGCGTGCTGCCGATCGACGATGTCACCCTGGCGCAGATGAAGCGCGAAAAGCTCGCCGCCAAGGAAAAGCTGCTGCGCCTTTACGAGCAGAAGCCGCACTGA
- a CDS encoding methyltransferase domain-containing protein produces the protein MSVGEILRKINTAVLRKTATGVTGVDSLFWPENFEIWTAAAPATPPREVYEVADLLSQDDADFVSNAYRVLLRRAPDSAGFLGNIEAIRRGAQTKLEVIASLRFSPEGMAVGVPVRGLRLAWLLHRWKRKPLVGPILSWAYELLCLGRRGKQLDWLEVRGAREVHRLGRHVNHVVLEAGGRLEAIEHELSALREARKALEILVQSNVSSLVEIASFARELPARLERDQAILSRLEAREGQLAEEEARRAALAPQLDALYSSFEDRFRGPESLIQARARPYLQFVRECGAGTLEAPVIDVGCGRGEWLALLRDEGLHARGVDLSSRFANDATARGLDVIEGDAVDVLRAMPAGSVGAVTSMHLVEHLPFDRVVEFLDVCRHVLRPGGLLILETPNPENLDVATIYFYMDPTHRNPLPPEMLRWVVEARGYPDARIERLSEARELSAPSLLPDALPGSPSVNSLIARTHVAPDYAIVAHRGENSHE, from the coding sequence ATGAGCGTGGGCGAGATCCTGCGGAAGATCAATACGGCCGTACTCAGAAAAACGGCAACCGGAGTCACCGGCGTCGATTCCCTGTTTTGGCCGGAAAACTTTGAAATATGGACTGCGGCGGCACCCGCAACGCCGCCGCGAGAAGTCTATGAGGTGGCCGACCTGCTTTCCCAGGACGATGCCGACTTCGTCAGCAATGCGTATCGTGTGCTGTTGCGTCGTGCGCCGGACTCGGCCGGGTTTCTCGGGAATATCGAAGCGATACGTCGAGGTGCGCAGACCAAGCTGGAAGTCATCGCCTCGCTGCGCTTTTCGCCCGAAGGCATGGCTGTCGGCGTACCAGTACGTGGGTTGCGTCTTGCCTGGTTGCTGCATCGCTGGAAGCGCAAGCCGCTGGTGGGTCCCATTCTCTCCTGGGCATATGAGCTGCTCTGCCTAGGGCGTCGCGGAAAGCAATTGGACTGGCTGGAGGTGCGCGGAGCGCGCGAGGTTCATCGATTGGGGCGGCACGTCAATCATGTCGTCCTTGAGGCGGGTGGCCGCCTTGAGGCGATCGAGCATGAGCTCTCTGCGTTGCGGGAGGCTCGCAAGGCGCTGGAGATTCTGGTGCAATCCAACGTGTCCTCGCTTGTCGAGATTGCAAGTTTTGCGCGAGAGCTGCCCGCTCGCCTGGAGCGTGATCAGGCAATCCTGTCGCGTCTGGAGGCGCGCGAAGGCCAACTGGCTGAGGAGGAAGCGCGGCGTGCCGCTCTTGCGCCACAGTTGGACGCGCTCTATTCATCTTTCGAAGATCGTTTCCGTGGACCCGAGTCGCTGATTCAGGCGCGTGCACGTCCCTATTTGCAGTTCGTTCGCGAGTGCGGCGCGGGGACGTTGGAGGCCCCAGTCATCGACGTTGGCTGTGGGCGTGGGGAGTGGCTCGCGTTGTTGCGTGACGAAGGACTGCATGCGCGCGGCGTCGACCTCAGTTCACGTTTCGCCAATGATGCGACGGCGCGAGGTTTGGATGTGATCGAAGGGGATGCAGTCGACGTGCTCCGTGCCATGCCTGCGGGCAGCGTTGGCGCGGTCACCTCGATGCACTTGGTCGAGCACTTGCCATTTGACCGTGTTGTGGAGTTCCTTGACGTGTGTCGTCACGTGTTGCGGCCCGGCGGCCTGCTGATCCTGGAAACGCCGAATCCCGAGAATCTGGATGTGGCGACGATCTATTTCTACATGGATCCCACCCATCGCAATCCACTGCCGCCAGAGATGTTGCGTTGGGTCGTCGAGGCGCGTGGTTATCCGGATGCAAGAATCGAGCGGCTCAGCGAGGCGCGCGAGTTGAGCGCCCCCTCTCTGCTTCCCGACGCGCTGCCTGGATCGCCCTCTGTCAACAGCCTCATCGCACGCACGCACGTCGCTCCCGACTATGCGATCGTTGCCCATCGTGGGGAAAATTCACATGAATGA
- a CDS encoding DUF4398 domain-containing protein — protein MKTSFAHFRCQQYVMACALALFAAPAAFAQVASPELLAAQQAVQRAIQADADQYAPDLLASARQGLEQAQQAELDRRQRKTAPQLALRVAADADLARARSEEAVANAQLKQRQAEVAQLQQTLGTGEGRP, from the coding sequence ATGAAAACTAGCTTCGCACACTTCCGTTGTCAGCAGTATGTGATGGCCTGCGCATTGGCGTTGTTCGCCGCGCCGGCCGCGTTCGCCCAGGTGGCCTCGCCGGAGTTGCTGGCCGCGCAGCAGGCGGTGCAGCGTGCGATCCAGGCCGATGCCGACCAGTACGCGCCGGACCTGCTGGCCAGCGCCCGCCAGGGCCTGGAGCAGGCGCAGCAGGCCGAACTCGACCGCCGCCAGCGCAAGACCGCGCCGCAGCTGGCGCTGCGCGTGGCCGCCGATGCCGACCTGGCGCGCGCGCGCAGCGAGGAGGCGGTGGCCAATGCGCAACTGAAGCAGCGCCAGGCCGAGGTGGCCCAACTGCAACAGACCCTGGGCACCGGGGAGGGCCGTCCATGA
- a CDS encoding ABC transporter permease: MSSLIAAAWRYRGFIASSIANDFRSRLARSKLGTLWIVLQPLAQALIFAVVLSNVLAAKLPGVDNRFAFAVYLLSGLLCWSAFAEIVQRCLTVFIDNGSLLKKMQFPRISLPLVAVGSALVTNVALLAVILVLVPILGVSLTPALLWLPLLLLINVALATGVGLLLGTLNVFARDIGQIMAVVMQFWFWMTPIAYPAQVVPERFQAILRLNPVAALATGYHDIFLYGRAPQNSLVYPAVCALVALALSFFVFRRASAEMVDAL; encoded by the coding sequence ATGTCATCATTGATTGCGGCAGCATGGCGTTACCGGGGCTTCATCGCCTCGTCGATCGCCAACGATTTCCGCTCCAGGCTTGCACGTAGCAAGCTGGGCACCCTCTGGATCGTGCTGCAGCCATTGGCGCAGGCATTGATTTTCGCGGTCGTGCTGTCGAATGTCCTCGCGGCCAAGCTGCCTGGCGTCGACAATCGCTTCGCTTTCGCGGTGTACCTGCTTTCTGGTCTCTTGTGCTGGTCCGCTTTCGCCGAGATCGTGCAGCGTTGCCTCACCGTTTTCATCGACAATGGCTCGCTGCTCAAAAAGATGCAGTTTCCGCGGATCAGTTTGCCGTTGGTCGCGGTCGGTTCGGCACTGGTCACGAACGTCGCCTTGCTCGCCGTCATCTTGGTGCTGGTGCCGATCTTGGGCGTCTCGCTGACACCGGCGCTGCTGTGGTTGCCCTTGTTGCTGCTGATCAACGTCGCATTGGCGACCGGAGTCGGCCTGCTCCTCGGTACGCTCAACGTGTTTGCACGCGACATCGGCCAGATCATGGCGGTGGTGATGCAGTTCTGGTTCTGGATGACGCCGATTGCGTATCCCGCACAGGTCGTTCCTGAAAGGTTCCAGGCGATCCTGCGACTCAATCCTGTCGCCGCACTGGCGACTGGATACCACGACATCTTCCTTTATGGTCGTGCGCCGCAGAACTCGCTTGTCTATCCGGCCGTTTGTGCATTGGTCGCACTGGCGCTTTCGTTTTTCGTTTTTCGGCGCGCTTCGGCCGAGATGGTGGATGCGCTATGA
- a CDS encoding glycosyltransferase family 4 protein: MNDLRRRGPKGLLLLNLSAWIRQRSGLGVLYRKLPLSWRVGAARLLSAPSAESARFARTPAWDIPLPSVVAGPVAPTQAAAGPGVNILGYVRGQFGLGESLRMYARALIEAGVPVRLFDIDLGLPHGWDDHSLDAWIGDNLPYSISIMFVNPDYLERALELVGVERLSGKYLIACWFWELQRVPEAWLPAIGLVDEIMVASRFIEDAFSRITDKPILRAPQPLSAIGDSGLQRADFGLEEGKFIFLTTFDFNSWVERKNPYAAIAAFKHAFPKGRDDVRLLVKSSNGYRHQDWFRRLLNEAATDPRIIVRDEVIDRAHVYALQRCCDAYVSLHRAEGFGLGLAECMAMGKPVIATAWSGNLDFMETGNAMLVGYRLVPVREGEYPHEPGDVWAEPSVEEAAAFMQRLADNPAEAMEIGRRAAKSVGALLSPQRAALAIETRLRELAAGPAIHSYYDTDTSCHH, encoded by the coding sequence GTGAATGATCTTCGCCGGCGCGGGCCGAAAGGCCTGCTATTGCTCAATCTATCTGCCTGGATCAGGCAGCGTAGCGGGCTGGGCGTGCTTTATCGTAAGTTGCCACTTTCCTGGCGTGTTGGCGCCGCTCGGCTGCTGTCGGCACCGTCCGCCGAGAGCGCGCGTTTCGCGCGTACGCCTGCATGGGATATCCCGTTACCATCGGTGGTCGCTGGCCCAGTCGCACCGACGCAGGCGGCTGCTGGCCCGGGGGTGAATATTCTTGGCTATGTCCGAGGACAGTTCGGCCTGGGCGAGAGCCTGCGCATGTACGCGCGGGCGCTGATCGAGGCTGGGGTGCCGGTGCGCTTGTTTGATATCGACCTGGGCCTGCCGCATGGTTGGGACGACCACAGTTTGGATGCGTGGATTGGCGATAATCTGCCATATTCAATCAGTATTATGTTTGTTAATCCGGATTATCTGGAGCGCGCACTCGAGCTCGTGGGCGTCGAGCGTCTCTCGGGAAAATATTTGATAGCCTGCTGGTTCTGGGAGCTTCAGCGCGTCCCGGAGGCTTGGCTTCCCGCAATTGGCTTGGTCGACGAAATCATGGTCGCCAGTCGCTTCATTGAAGATGCATTCTCCAGGATCACTGACAAGCCGATCTTGCGCGCACCCCAGCCATTGTCGGCCATTGGCGACAGCGGTCTGCAACGCGCAGATTTTGGGCTTGAAGAAGGCAAATTCATCTTCCTGACGACCTTCGACTTCAACTCCTGGGTTGAGCGCAAGAATCCCTATGCCGCGATTGCGGCGTTCAAGCATGCGTTTCCAAAGGGGCGTGATGATGTACGCCTACTGGTGAAATCCAGCAATGGCTATCGTCACCAAGATTGGTTTCGGCGCTTGCTCAACGAGGCGGCGACCGACCCGCGGATCATCGTGCGCGACGAAGTGATTGATCGCGCTCATGTTTATGCCTTGCAGCGCTGCTGCGATGCGTATGTCTCGCTGCATCGGGCCGAGGGCTTCGGTTTGGGGTTGGCGGAGTGCATGGCGATGGGTAAGCCGGTGATTGCGACAGCCTGGTCGGGTAACCTGGACTTCATGGAGACGGGCAACGCGATGCTTGTGGGATATCGGCTCGTGCCCGTGCGCGAGGGCGAGTATCCACACGAGCCAGGCGATGTTTGGGCCGAACCCAGCGTGGAAGAGGCGGCCGCGTTCATGCAAAGGCTTGCCGACAACCCAGCCGAAGCAATGGAAATCGGGCGGCGTGCGGCGAAGTCCGTTGGTGCACTTCTTTCGCCGCAGCGCGCTGCCCTCGCCATCGAGACTCGCTTGCGCGAACTTGCCGCCGGTCCGGCGATACATTCTTATTACGATACGGATACCTCATGTCATCATTGA
- a CDS encoding cystathionine gamma-synthase, whose protein sequence is MTDNTSNPHGDSAALALATLAIHGGQHPDPTTGAVMPPIYATSTYAQSSPGEHQGFEYSRTHNPTRFAYERCVAALEGGSRGFAFASGMAATATVIELLDSGSHVIAMDDLYGGSYRLFERVRKRTAALEFGFVDLTDPAAFEAAIRPTTKMVWIETPTNPMLKIVDIAAIAAIARKHGLLVVVDNTFASPLLQRPLALGADIVVHSATKYLNGHSDMVGGMAVVGDNAELAEQLAFLQNSVGGVQGPFDSFLALRGLKTLPLRMRAHCDNALALAQWLETHPAVEKVIYPGLPSHPQHALAGRQMAGYGGIVSIVLKRGFGAAKRFCERTRLFTLAESLGGVESLVNHPAVMTHASVPVARREQLGISDALVRLSVGVEDVGDLRHDLERALT, encoded by the coding sequence ATGACGGACAACACGTCGAACCCCCATGGCGACAGCGCTGCGCTGGCGCTGGCGACCCTGGCCATCCATGGCGGACAGCACCCGGACCCGACCACCGGCGCGGTGATGCCGCCGATCTACGCGACCTCCACCTACGCCCAGTCCAGCCCCGGCGAGCACCAGGGCTTCGAGTACTCGCGCACCCACAACCCGACCCGCTTCGCCTACGAGCGCTGCGTGGCGGCCCTGGAGGGCGGCAGCCGCGGCTTCGCCTTCGCCTCCGGCATGGCCGCCACCGCCACGGTGATCGAGCTGCTGGACAGCGGCAGCCACGTGATCGCGATGGACGACCTGTACGGCGGCAGCTACCGGCTGTTCGAGCGCGTGCGCAAGCGCACCGCCGCGCTGGAGTTCGGTTTCGTCGATCTGACCGACCCGGCTGCATTCGAGGCGGCGATCCGCCCGACCACCAAGATGGTGTGGATCGAGACCCCGACCAATCCGATGCTGAAGATCGTCGATATCGCGGCGATCGCCGCGATCGCGCGCAAGCACGGCTTGCTGGTGGTGGTCGACAACACCTTCGCCTCGCCGCTGCTGCAGCGGCCGCTGGCGCTGGGCGCGGACATCGTGGTGCATTCGGCGACCAAGTACCTCAACGGCCACTCGGACATGGTCGGCGGCATGGCCGTGGTCGGCGACAACGCCGAGCTGGCCGAGCAACTGGCCTTCCTGCAGAACTCGGTGGGCGGCGTGCAGGGCCCGTTCGACAGCTTCCTGGCCCTGCGCGGGCTGAAGACCCTGCCGCTGCGCATGCGCGCGCACTGCGACAACGCCCTGGCGCTGGCGCAGTGGCTGGAAACGCACCCGGCGGTGGAGAAGGTGATCTACCCGGGCCTGCCCTCGCACCCGCAGCACGCCCTGGCCGGCCGGCAGATGGCCGGCTACGGCGGCATCGTCTCGATCGTGCTCAAGCGTGGCTTCGGCGCGGCCAAGCGCTTCTGCGAACGCACCCGCCTGTTCACCCTGGCCGAATCGCTCGGCGGCGTCGAAAGCCTAGTCAACCATCCTGCGGTCATGACCCATGCCTCGGTGCCGGTCGCGCGGCGCGAGCAGCTCGGCATCAGCGATGCGCTGGTGCGGCTGAGCGTGGGGGTGGAGGATGTGGGGGATTTGCGCCACGACCTGGAACGCGCGCTGACATGA
- the maiA gene encoding maleylacetoacetate isomerase: MDEALQLYTYWRSSAAYRVRIGLELKGLAYQSLPVHLVRDGGQQHSPEYARLNPQELVPTLCHDGQPIRQSLAILEYLDERWPEPPLLPDAPIDRARVRGLAQLIACDIHPLNNLRVAQFFESAWNVPQPEREEWMRHWMQVGFDALEQLLAESPDTGSFCHGEQPGLADCCLVPQLYNARRFGVDLQAYPTLERIERACLALPAFDAARPEHQPDAQ, translated from the coding sequence ATGGACGAGGCACTGCAGCTCTACACCTACTGGCGCTCCAGCGCCGCGTATCGGGTGCGCATCGGGCTGGAGCTGAAGGGGCTGGCCTACCAGTCGTTGCCGGTGCATCTGGTGCGCGACGGCGGGCAGCAGCACTCGCCGGAATATGCGCGGCTGAATCCGCAGGAACTGGTGCCGACCCTGTGCCACGACGGCCAGCCGATCCGCCAGTCGCTGGCGATCCTGGAGTACCTGGACGAGCGCTGGCCGGAGCCGCCGCTGCTGCCGGATGCGCCGATCGACCGCGCCCGCGTGCGCGGCCTGGCGCAACTGATCGCCTGCGACATCCACCCGCTCAACAACCTGCGCGTGGCGCAGTTCTTCGAGAGCGCCTGGAACGTGCCGCAACCCGAGCGCGAGGAGTGGATGCGGCACTGGATGCAGGTCGGCTTCGACGCGCTGGAGCAGTTGCTGGCCGAGTCGCCGGATACCGGCAGTTTCTGCCACGGCGAGCAGCCGGGCCTGGCCGATTGCTGCCTGGTGCCGCAGCTGTACAACGCGCGCCGTTTCGGCGTGGACCTGCAGGCCTATCCGACCCTGGAGCGGATCGAGCGCGCCTGCCTGGCCCTGCCGGCCTTCGACGCGGCACGTCCGGAACACCAGCCGGACGCACAGTGA
- a CDS encoding PilT/PilU family type 4a pilus ATPase, producing MDIGYFLKLMTEKNASDMFLTTGAPVYIKIEGKLYPLGATGLPPGMVKKIAYSLMDEGQVPQFERELELNMAIALQDAGRFRVNVFKQRGEVGMVIRAIRSKIPSIEELHLPQVLKDVIMTPRGLVLVVGSTGSGKSTSLASMIDYRNSTTTGHILTIEDPIEYLHKHKMSIVNQREVGLDTHAFHNALKNAMREAPDVILIGEILDAETMEAAIAFAETGHLCLATLHSNNADQTIERILNFFPESAHKNVLMNLSLNLRAVISQRLVKDNTGRRRPASEVLLNTPMIRDLLRRGQVHEIKQAMEESLEDGMETFDQCLFRMVKQGQIEQEEALRAADSRDGLALKFRLSEGGSGEHDPYADYDSGPSAAPRITHGFV from the coding sequence ATGGATATCGGCTATTTCCTGAAGCTGATGACCGAAAAGAACGCCTCGGACATGTTCCTGACCACAGGAGCACCGGTCTATATCAAGATCGAAGGCAAGCTGTACCCGCTCGGCGCCACCGGCCTGCCGCCGGGCATGGTCAAGAAGATCGCCTATTCGCTGATGGACGAGGGCCAGGTGCCGCAGTTCGAGCGGGAGCTGGAATTGAACATGGCCATCGCCCTGCAGGACGCCGGGCGCTTCCGCGTCAACGTGTTCAAGCAGCGCGGCGAGGTCGGCATGGTGATCCGCGCGATCCGCAGCAAGATCCCCAGCATCGAGGAGCTGCACCTGCCGCAGGTGCTCAAGGACGTGATCATGACCCCGCGCGGGCTGGTCCTGGTGGTCGGCTCGACCGGCTCGGGCAAGTCCACCTCGCTGGCGTCGATGATCGACTACCGCAACAGCACCACCACCGGGCACATCCTCACCATCGAGGACCCGATCGAATACCTGCACAAGCACAAGATGTCCATCGTCAACCAGCGCGAGGTGGGCCTGGACACCCACGCCTTCCACAACGCGCTGAAGAACGCAATGCGCGAGGCGCCGGACGTGATCCTGATCGGCGAGATCCTGGACGCGGAGACCATGGAGGCGGCCATTGCCTTCGCCGAGACCGGGCACCTGTGTCTGGCCACCCTGCACTCCAACAACGCCGACCAGACCATCGAGCGCATCCTCAACTTCTTCCCCGAGAGCGCGCACAAGAACGTGTTGATGAACCTGTCGCTGAACCTGCGCGCAGTGATCTCGCAGCGTCTGGTCAAGGACAACACCGGCCGCCGCCGGCCGGCCTCGGAAGTGCTGCTGAACACGCCGATGATCCGCGACCTGCTGCGGCGCGGGCAGGTCCACGAGATCAAGCAGGCGATGGAGGAGTCGCTGGAGGACGGCATGGAGACCTTCGACCAGTGCCTGTTCCGCATGGTCAAGCAGGGCCAGATCGAGCAGGAGGAAGCGCTGCGCGCGGCCGACTCGCGCGACGGCCTGGCCCTGAAGTTCCGCCTGTCCGAAGGCGGCAGCGGCGAACACGACCCCTACGCCGACTACGACAGCGGCCCCAGCGCCGCGCCGCGCATCACCCACGGCTTCGTCTGA
- a CDS encoding ABC transporter ATP-binding protein, with the protein MSNSVLVVDGVGKCYRSYGSELQRFASWFGIPVKPQSEHWVLRNISFRIGRGEAVGLVGQNGAGKSTLLKIITGTVRPNEGSVMATGRISALLELGLGFNAELTGRENARHALGLMGTSSHEIESMLESIEEFAEVGEYFDQPIRAYSSGMQMRVAFSVATAVRPETLIVDEALSVGDSYFVHKCFKRIREFREAGTTLLIVSHDPGAIQALCDRALLIEGGRLIKDGDPQEVMDYYNALIAEKENKSVRTASTDDGRTATESGTGEAVFESIQLLDEAGDPVEYVGVGDAVTLRYKIRVHEPIDRLVLGYMIKDRLGQPVFGTNTHHTGQTQERLQAGDQLIAEARFPMNLGPGTYSVSVALASAETHLVKNYHWRDLALVFNVANIRHDTFVGTAWIPPILSIEVPRGEHLP; encoded by the coding sequence ATGAGCAATTCGGTACTGGTAGTCGATGGAGTGGGAAAGTGCTACCGAAGTTACGGGAGCGAGTTGCAGCGCTTCGCCAGTTGGTTCGGCATTCCCGTCAAGCCGCAGTCCGAGCATTGGGTGCTGCGGAATATCTCTTTCCGGATTGGACGCGGCGAAGCCGTTGGTCTGGTCGGACAGAACGGCGCTGGCAAGAGCACATTGCTCAAGATCATCACCGGGACAGTCCGCCCAAACGAAGGTTCAGTGATGGCCACGGGGCGCATTTCGGCGCTTCTGGAGCTTGGACTGGGCTTCAATGCAGAACTGACCGGTCGTGAGAACGCCCGCCATGCTCTCGGCCTGATGGGGACATCGAGCCATGAAATTGAATCGATGCTCGAATCGATCGAGGAGTTTGCCGAGGTTGGCGAGTACTTCGACCAGCCGATCCGTGCCTACTCGAGCGGCATGCAAATGCGCGTGGCCTTCAGTGTGGCGACTGCTGTGCGGCCGGAGACCCTGATTGTCGACGAGGCGTTATCGGTCGGAGACTCGTACTTCGTACACAAGTGCTTCAAGCGGATACGTGAGTTTCGTGAGGCCGGCACGACGTTACTGATTGTTTCCCATGATCCTGGAGCCATTCAGGCCTTGTGCGATCGCGCGCTGTTGATCGAGGGGGGGCGGCTGATCAAAGATGGCGATCCGCAGGAAGTCATGGATTACTACAACGCCCTGATTGCCGAAAAGGAAAATAAGAGCGTCAGGACTGCAAGTACCGATGACGGTCGTACGGCGACCGAATCGGGCACTGGCGAGGCAGTGTTTGAGTCGATTCAACTTCTCGACGAGGCGGGTGATCCAGTTGAGTATGTTGGCGTGGGCGATGCGGTGACCCTGCGCTACAAGATTCGCGTTCACGAGCCTATCGACCGGCTCGTGCTCGGCTACATGATCAAGGATCGTCTGGGCCAGCCGGTTTTCGGCACGAATACCCACCACACCGGCCAGACTCAAGAGCGGCTGCAGGCGGGGGATCAATTAATCGCCGAGGCGCGCTTCCCTATGAACCTAGGCCCTGGGACGTACTCGGTCTCTGTGGCGTTGGCTAGCGCCGAAACCCATTTGGTCAAGAATTACCATTGGCGCGACTTGGCCTTGGTGTTCAATGTCGCCAATATCCGCCACGATACCTTTGTTGGTACTGCCTGGATTCCACCAATCCTGTCGATCGAAGTCCCGCGCGGAGAGCACTTGCCGTGA
- a CDS encoding OmpA family protein produces MRRLALLALLLAPLGAMAADDPELAVLNQRLVALQADPLNADVAAYERLQAQQAVANFANAKRKERDEARYLAERRVEIAETMARAEIARRQVDQLEKTRSDLLIEASRREAARARQEAERLRVQAQIQAEEAENLRQAAEAEQAARADADAALASVAGQQTAKLSAAQQKSAKLAREEAELVAGTKLPASRFETRGEVFTFSGAAFGAGKAALSGDATNQAKALSQYLQISKGKVRIEAYDTDAGVAQKRADALRAALVSGGVPANRMQAVGKKGASTKARSAEVVIAP; encoded by the coding sequence ATGCGCCGCCTGGCCCTGCTGGCGTTGCTGCTGGCGCCGCTGGGGGCGATGGCCGCCGACGACCCGGAACTGGCCGTGCTCAACCAGCGCCTGGTGGCACTGCAGGCCGATCCGCTGAACGCCGATGTCGCCGCCTACGAACGCCTACAGGCGCAGCAGGCGGTGGCCAACTTCGCCAACGCCAAGCGCAAGGAGCGCGACGAGGCGCGCTACCTGGCCGAGCGCCGGGTCGAGATCGCCGAGACCATGGCCCGCGCTGAAATCGCCCGGCGCCAGGTCGACCAGTTGGAGAAGACCCGCAGCGACCTGCTGATCGAGGCCAGCCGCCGCGAGGCCGCGCGGGCTCGTCAGGAAGCCGAGCGCCTGCGCGTGCAGGCGCAGATCCAGGCCGAGGAAGCCGAGAATCTGCGCCAGGCCGCCGAGGCCGAACAGGCGGCGCGCGCGGATGCCGATGCGGCCCTGGCCAGCGTGGCCGGACAGCAGACCGCCAAGCTCAGCGCCGCGCAGCAGAAGTCGGCCAAGCTGGCGCGCGAGGAGGCCGAACTGGTCGCCGGCACCAAGCTGCCGGCCTCGCGCTTCGAGACCCGCGGGGAGGTCTTCACCTTCTCCGGCGCGGCCTTCGGCGCCGGCAAGGCGGCGCTCTCGGGCGACGCCACGAACCAGGCCAAGGCCCTGTCGCAATACCTGCAGATCAGCAAGGGCAAGGTGCGGATCGAGGCCTACGACACCGACGCCGGCGTGGCCCAGAAGCGCGCCGATGCCTTGCGCGCGGCGCTGGTCAGCGGCGGCGTGCCCGCCAACCGGATGCAGGCGGTTGGCAAGAAGGGGGCGTCGACCAAGGCCCGCTCGGCCGAAGTTGTGATCGCGCCCTAA